A genome region from Setaria italica strain Yugu1 chromosome III, Setaria_italica_v2.0, whole genome shotgun sequence includes the following:
- the LOC101753207 gene encoding 30S ribosomal protein S17, chloroplastic, which translates to MLLSSPFVVSPPPLRVSPSPQQPQGCRPVGLLRIEAAKQLTGRVVTTKADKTVGVEVVRLAPHPKYKRRERIKKKYQAHDPENQFKVGDVVELRSSRPISKTKHFVAIPLPPRDTRRKSQLLPPLQSQADGDQPPPSTAD; encoded by the coding sequence ATGCTGCTGAGCTCCCCCTTCGTcgtctccccgccgccgctgcgggtcTCGCCCTCACCGCAGCAGCCGCAGGGGTGCCGGCCGGTGGGGCTCCTCCGGATCGAGGCGGCGAAGCAGCTGACGGGGCGGGTGGTGACGACCAAGGCGGACAAGACGGTGGGCGTGGAGGTGGTGCGCCTGGCGCCGCACCCCAAGTACAAGCGGCGGGAGCGCATCAAGAAGAAGTACCAGGCGCACGACCCGGAGAACCAGTTCAAGGTCGGCGACGTCGTGGAGCTCCGCAGCTCCCGCCCCATCTCCAAGACCAAGCACTTCGTCGCCATCCCGCTCCCACCCCGCGACACCCGCCGCAAGTCGCAGCTCCTCCCGCCGCTCCAGTCGCAGGCCGACGGCGACCAGCCACCGCCCTCCACGGCAGACTAA
- the LOC101786810 gene encoding increased DNA methylation 1 → MAHDMLGFKEDDAMRFIFGEDIMGVDDPAAFDRSLMELHVFKEVFCGGGAATTTTTNLTPETDITGGDHPAAHPQQPDLLDAAAVMQWQPGANCATHLDGDFFTAHAAATDILDVHAQGTPQDAGPGTCNAAALAGSSSTSAVEDPMPSYMEALAEISEFQSAATLLPDPFLHHWLQDHHQYPTNLCFTYDQGQVDDTTYPLCTTIKDISHTGGVEQHPFYSQQPPQQSQFWFSPALEAVCQNGTPDANISSLDETDARGCSGSVHSASAAAVSKKAFGRDIPDQLEAHTHRLFKDAGWTIKPRKRNDRAKMASYFTAPNREAVHTSLTQAWKFCGNKLYEASADSERGRYPKEWSDVDAFWKDLTDTMAYVDRMLANQHNALTLLQRWQILDPFVAVVFISRKITALQQHKTLRAVNSSTFVLDGSTDMSSESKTMHKAGDLLANRMIQPTPLITDSDCSTLATESYNGHQYLQSCHDVEDSNNRDMNPKLCCNESLNYDASGQTEHHIHTGDDGRQTYAQAKAVNSSVKKSKKKSKRMFDIDATGLDGLFSLSVMQSTTENVFGHGTDVATMFMSDTGIINASEEHGMCSRVGTLKNHMKAELKSEKLDEDDQSNKREMFLSSESKHLNMLQSVRTEELRDCITFSETHCIARESQSDATASCPDDKVQEKMLPSHGQFSEDSQNGPTGSPVPAKLSHECTATVLCTDPTRDLKACKTATTKMKPKGWEKYMKKRPRELRISDEDLLITAIVKNKDLVSCHKFAAGFPGAKKFKKLKNHKKCNKLLSKTGKAGTNLLGGKRVCLARKTVICWLIATGFLTVKDVIQYRDPKSNKVVKDGLVTWEGIVCNCCQKTLSVSDFMAHAGCSNPKSSLGLFLESGKSYTLCQVEAWSAEFMSRRSNACGRKVEAVDENDDTCGFCGDGGELLCCDNCPSTYHQTCLSAKELPEGSWYCHNCTCQICGRPVSEKEVSTFSAIFKCLQCGDSYHDTCIEQEKLPSEGQISDTWFCGKYCKEIFIGLRSHVGTDNILDNELSWSILRCNGDGQKLHSVQKIAYFAECNTKLAVALTLLEECFIRMVDPRTGVDMIPHVLYSKGSNFARVDYQGFYTVILEKGDEILCAASIRVHGTKAAELPFIATSVDHRRQGMCRILMNIIEKMLISFNVKMLVLSAIPELVSTWVSGFGFKPIEDAERKQLHNVNLMLFPGTSLLTKRLDGFSMATKPGDKKDLQEIYGLPNGKSREHFELHDLDLSGKEFKAEVSVSGPFRTLKHEWGSAAWFQSTKLAVGEV, encoded by the exons ATGGCCCACGACATGCTCGGCTTCAAGGAGGACGACGCCATGCGCTTCATCTTCGGCGAGGACATCATGGGAGTCGACGACCCCGCCGCCTTCGACAGATCGCTCATGGAGCTTCACGTCTTCAAGGAGGTCTTCTGCGGAGGCggggccgccaccaccaccaccacaaacCTGACCCCCGAGACGGACATCACGGGAGGCGACCACCCTGCCGCCCATCCACAGCAGCCCGACCTGCTGGATGCTGCCGCCGTAATGCAGTGGCAGCCCGGGGCTAACTGCGCGACCCACCTGGATGGGGATTTCTTCACTGCGCACGCTGCTGCCACCGACATTCTGGATGTGCACGCGCAAGGGACACCTCAAGATGCCGGGCCTGGGACATGCAATGCAGCCGCCTTggctggcagcagcagcactagcGCTGTTGAGGACCCCATGCCTTCCTACATGGAGGCACTAGCCGAGATCTCTGAATTCCAAAGTGCCGCCACTCTTCTTCCCGATCCCTTTTTGCATCACTGGCTCCAGGATCACCACCAGTACCCTACCAACCTGTGCTTCACCTACGATCAGGGGCAGGTCGATGACACTACCTATCCCCTATGTACAACTATAAAAGACATATCTCATACAGGGGGAGTAGAACAGCATCCATTTTATAGCCAACAACCTCCTCAGCAGTCCCAGTTTTGGTTCAGCCCTGCTCTTGAGGCCGTTTGCCAGAACGGCACGCCCGATGCAAATATTAGTTCCCTCGATGAGACCGATGCTCGTGGATGCAGCGGCAGCGTGCACTCTGCCTCTGCAGCAGCTGTTTCCAAGAAGGCTTTCGGCAGGGATATTCCTGACCAGCTGGAAGCACACACCCATCGCCTTTTCAAGGATGCTGGATGGACCATTAAGCCCCGCAAAAGGAATGACAGGGCTAAGATGGCATCTTACTTCACTGCCCCAAACAGGGAAGCGGTTCATACCTCGCTAACTCAGGCTTGGAAGTTTTGTGGTAACAAGTTATATGAAGCTTCCGCAGATTCAGAAAGGGGAAGGTATCCAAAGGAGTGGTCTGATGTTGACGCATTTTGGAAGGACCTCACGGATACAATGGCCTATGTTGATAGAATGCTTGCAAACCAGCACAATGCACTCACACTTCTTCAGCGCTGGCAGATTTTGGACCCTTTTGTAGCTGTTGTCTTCATCAGTAGGAAAATCACTGCCCTGCAGCAACATAAAACTCTTAGAGCTGTCAACAGTTCAACCTTTGTTCTTGATGGCAGCACAGATATGTCATCAGAAAGTAAGACCATGCACAAAGCCGGTGATTTGTTGGCAAACCGAATGATTCAGCCCACTCCACTAATCACAGACTCTGATTGCAGCACGCTTGCAACTGAGAGCTACAATGGGCACCAGTATTTACAGAGCTGTCATGATGTGGAAGACAGCAACAATAGGGATATGAATCCGAAGCTTTGCTGCAACGAGAGTCTGAATTACGATGCAAGTGGCCAAACAGAACATCACATTCACACAGGTGATGATGGAAGGCAGACCTATGCTCAAGCAAAGGCTGTTAATAGCTCTGTAAAAAAGTCAAAGAAGAAATCTAAAAGGATGTTTGATATTGACGCAACTGGACTGGATGGGTTGTTTTCTCTAAGTGTAATGCAATCTACTACGGAAAATGTGTTTGGCCATGGGACCGATGTAGCAACCATGTTCATGTCTGACACAGGAATCATCAATGCCTCTGAGGAACATGGTATGTGTTCACGTGTTGGCACACTGAAAAATCATATGAAAGCCGAATTGAAATCAGAAAAGCTAGATGAAGATGACCAAAGCAATAAGCGCGAGATGTTCCTGTCTTCAGAGAGCAAGCACCTGAACATGTTGCAGAGTGTGAGGACTGAAGAACTTAGGGATTGCATTACATTCTCAGAAACCCACTGTATTGCAAGGGAGTCACAGTCAGATGCCACAGCGTCCTGCCCTGATGACAAGGTCCAGGAAAAGATGCTCCCATCCCATGGACAATTTTCAGAGGATTCACAAAATGGTCCAACGGGAAgtcctgttcctgcaaaatTATCCCATGAATGCACTGCTACTGTTCTGTGTACTGATCCAACTCGTGACTTAAAAGCCTGCAAGACAGCCACTACTAAAATGAAACCTAAAGGTTGGGAGAAGTACATGAAGAAAAGGCCTCGTGAATTGCGGATCAGTGATGAGGACCTTTTGATCACAGCTATAGTGAAAAACAAGGATCTTGTCTCCTGCCATAAATTTGCAGCAGGCTTTCCAGGTGCAAAGAAGTTCAAGAAGCTTAAGAACCACAAGAAATGTAACAAACTACTTTCTAAAACCGGAAAAGCTGGCACAAACCTATTGGGTGGGAAGAGAGTATGCTTGGCCCGGAAAACTGTCATCTGCTGGTTGATTGCCACTGGGTTTCTGACTGTAAAAGACGTGATACAATACCGGGATCCTAAGAGCAATAAAGTTGTAAAGGATGGTCTGGTTACCTGGGAAGGCATTGTTTGCAATTGTTGCCAAAAAACCTTATCTGTATCGGACTTCATGGCTCATGCTGGTTGTAGCAACCCAAAGTCCTCGCTGGGACTCTTTCTAGAGTCTGGTAAGTCATACACTTTGTGCCAGGTTGAGGCTTGGTCTGCTGAATTTATGAGCAGGAGAAGCAATGCATGTGGTAGAAAAGTTGAGGCAGTAGATGAAAATGATGACACCTGTGGCTTCTGTGGAGATGGTGGTGAATTACTTTGCTGTGACAATTGCCCATCAACATATCATCAAACTTGCTTGTCTGCTAAG GAGCTTCCAGAAGGTAGTTGGTACTGCCATAATTGCACCTGTCAGATTTGTGGGAGGCCAGTTAGTGAAAAGGAGGTTTCGACATTCTCGGCTATTTTCAAATGTTTACAATGTGGAGATTCAT ACCATGACACTTGCATTGAGCAAGAGAAGCTACCTTCTGAGGGTCAAATATCTGACACATGGTTTTGTGGGAAATATTGTAAAGAG ATTTTCATAGGACTACGTAGTCATGTCGGAACAGATAATATTCTTGACAATGAGCTCTCATGGTCCATATTGAGATGCAATGGTGATGGGCAGAAGCTACATTCTGTTCAGAAGATTGCCTATTTTGCAGAATGTAATACGAAATTAGCAGTGGCTCTTACTCTATTGGAGGAATGTTTCATTCGTATGGTGGATCCTAGAACTGGTGTGGACATGATACCTCATGTCTTGTACAGCAAGGG ATCAAACTTTGCTCGTGTGGATTATCAGGGATTCTATACTGTAATCCTGGAGAAAGGAGATGAAATTTTATGTGCGGCTTCTATCAG AGTACATGGAACTAAAGCCGCTGAGCTGCCTtttattgctacttcggtagaCCATCGACGCCAAGGGATGTGCCGTATACTAATGAACATCATTGAAAAG ATGCTGATATCATTTAATGTTAAGATGTTGGTCCTTTCTGCCATCCCAGAGTTGGTTAGCACATGGGTGTCAGGATTTGGCTTCAAACCTATTGAAGATGCTGAAAGGAAACAACTCCATAATGTAAACTTAATGTTGTTTCCTGGAACGTCCTTGCTAACAAAGCGATTGGATGGATTTAGTATGGCTACAAAACCAG GCGACAAAAAAGATTTACAGGAAATTTATGGATTGCCTAATGGGAAATCAAGGGAGCATTTTGAACTCCATGACCTTGACTTATCCGGGAAAGAGTTTAAAGCTGAGGTTTCAGTGAGTGGTCCATTCAGAACACTGAAACATGAATGGGGTTCAGCAGCATGGTTTCAGTCCACTAAG
- the LOC101786416 gene encoding FT-interacting protein 1 produces the protein MKLAVEISDASDLAPKDGAASCNPYVEVDFDDQRQRTATKPADRNPYWNQTLVFDVRDPARFPSLPIDVSVLHDRRLQDHNALRPHTFLGRVRINAAASVARSPEEAVLQRYPLEKRGLFSRVSGDIALRIYLLQQQNDDAFAATNQQQQDSVAAAAASGDPERMVRSAFAPQDDQPAAAASQAQHKPNGDHHHQEPRPPRIFRSVPTAAQEQQQQRRTLHAVAAPPPPPGQMVAMPRPAGPPAAAPPGSGYSLVETKPPLPAKMGPRAAAAAAAKIASTYDMVEPMSYLYVTVVKARDLPTMDVTGALDPFVEVKLGNFKGVTKHLEKNPNPVWRQTFAFSSEHLQSNQVEVVVKDKDMIKDDFVGRVLFDMTDIPARVPPDSPLAPQWYRLADRSGEKLRHGEIMLALWKGTQADEAFPEAWHSDAHSLPPEGLANTRSNVYYSPKLAYLKVVVIAAQDLVPAEKGRALAPTIAKIQLGGQIRRTRPQGSPNPVWNEEFMFVAGEPFDEPLVVTVEEKVAAGRDEPVGRVVIPVAAPYVYRNDLAKAVDSKWLPLSRALSADEAAAGNPHNKERQFSSKIHLRLSLETAYHVLDESTHYASDLQPSAKKLRKGSIGILELGILSARNLAGPTKHPYCVAKYGAKWVRTRTALNTLSPQWNEQYTWEVFDPCTVLTVAAFDNAFVHGAGDGSKKDQRIGKVRVRLSTLEIDRVYTHYYPLMALAPSGLKKTGELHLAVRFTCTAWANMLGMYGRPLLPKMHYTHPISVLQLDYLRFQAMQQVAARLGRAEPPLRREVVEYMLDVDSHMFSLRRSKANFYRITSLFSGAVAVGKWMDGICKWKNPLTTVLVHVLFLILVCYPELILPTVFLYLFMIGVWNYRRRPRKPPHMDTVLSHAEPGLVHPDELDEEFDTFPTSKPGDVVRMRYDRLRSVAGRVQTVVGDLATQGERAQSLLSWRDPRATAIFLILSLVVAVVLYVTPFQVVAVVVGLYLLRHPRFRSKQPSVPFNFYKRLPAKTDMLL, from the coding sequence ATGAAGCTCGCCGTCGAGATCTCCGACGCCTCCGACCTCGCCCCCAAGGACGGCGCCGCCTCCTGCAACCCCTACGTCGAGGTCGACTTCGACGACCAGCGCCAGCGAACCGCCACCAAGCCCGCCGACCGCAACCCCTACTGGAACCAGACCCTCGTCTTCGACGTCCGCGACCCCGCCAGgttcccctccctccccatcGACGTCTCCGTCCTCCACGACCGACGACTCCAGGACCACAACGCACTCCGCCCCCACACCTTCCTCGGCCGCGTCCGCAtcaacgccgccgcctccgtcgcgcGATCCCCCGAGGAGGCAGTCCTCCAGAGGTACCCGCTCGAGAAGCGGGGGCTCTTCTCACGCGTCTCCGGCGACATCGCGCTAAGGATCTACCTCCTTCAGCAGCAGAATGATGACGCTTTTGCTGCCaccaaccagcagcagcaggactcCGTCGCGGCAGCCGCGGCCAGCGGAGACCCCGAGAGGATGGTCCGCTCCGCCTTCGCACCACAAGATGATcagccggcagcagcagcatcgcaAGCCCAGCACAAGCCCAACGGAGATCACCACCACCAAGAGCCGCGACCTCCTCGCATCTTCCGCTCCGTGCCTACAGCAGcacaagagcagcagcagcagcgccgcacgctccacgccgtcgccgcacctccccCGCCTCCAGGCCAGATGGTCGCCATGCCGCGCCCCGCCggcccacccgccgccgccccgcccggctCCGGCTACAGCCTCGTGGAGAccaagccgccgctgccggccaagatgggcccgcgcgccgccgccgccgccgccgccaagatcGCCTCCACCTACGACATGGTGGAGCCCATGAGCTACCTGTACGTGACGGTGGTCAAGGCGCGAGACCTGCCGACCATGGACGTCACCGGCGCGCTCGACCCGTTCGTGGAGGTGAAGCTGGGCAACTTCAAGGGCGTGACCAAGCACCTGGAGAAGAACCCCAACCCCGTGTGGCGCCAGACCTTCGCCTTCTCCAGCGAGCACCTGCAGTCCAAccaggtggaggtggtggtcaAGGACAAGGACATGATCAAGGACGACTTCGTCGGCCGCGTCCTCTTCGACATGACCGACATCCCCGCGCGCGTGCCCCCCGACAGCCCGCTGGCGCCGCAGTGGTACCGCCTCGCCGACCGCTCCGGCGAGAAGCTGCGGCACGGCGAGATCATGCTGGCGCTGTGGAAGGGGACGCAGGCGGACGAGGCGTTCCCGGAGGCGTGGCACTCGGACGCGCACTCGCTGCCCCCGGAGGGCCTCGCCAACACGCGCTCCAATGTGTACTACTCGCCCAAGCTCGCTTACCTCAAGGTGGTGGTCATCGCGGCGCAGGACTTGGTGCCCGCGGAGAAGGGCCGGGCGCTTGCTCCCACCATCGCCAAGATCCAGCTGGGCGGGCAGATCCGGCGGACGCGGCCGCAGGGGTCGCCCAACCCGGTGTGGAACGAGGAGTTCATGTTCGTGGCCGGGGAGCCGTTCGACGAGCCGCTGGTGGTGAcggtggaggagaaggtggcggcggggcgggacGAGCCGGTGGGCCGGGTGGTGATCCCCGTGGCGGCGCCGTACGTCTACCGCAACGACCTGGCCAAGGCGGTGGACTCCAAGTGGCTCCCCCTGTCGCGGGCGCTGTCggcggacgaggcggcggcgggcaaccCGCACAACAAGGAGCGTCAGTTCTCGAGCAAGATCCACCTGCGGCTGAGCCTGGAGACGGCGTACCACGTGCTGGACGAGTCGACGCACTACGCCAGCGACCTGCAGCCGTCGGCGAAGAAGCTCCGGAAGGGGTCCATCGGCATCCTGGAGCTGGGCATCCTGAGCGCGCGCAACCTGGCGGGGCCCACCAAGCACCCCTACTGCGTGGCCAAGTACGGCGCTAAGTGGGTGCGCACGCGGACGGCGCTCAACACGCTGTCGCCGCAGTGGAACGAGCAGTACACCTGGGAGGTGTTCGACCCCTGCACCGTGCTGACGGTGGCGGCCTTCGACAACGCCTTCGtgcacggcgccggcgacggcagcaAGAAGGACCAGCGGATCGGCAAGGTGCGCGTGCGGCTGTCGACGCTGGAGATCGACCGCGTGTACACCCACTACTACCCGCTGATGGCGCTGGCGCCGTCGGGGCTGAAGAAGACCGGGGAGCTCCACCTGGCGGTGCGCTTCACCTGCACGGCCTGGGCCAACATGCTGGGCATGTACGGGCGGCCGCTGCTGCCCAAGATGCACTACACCCACCCCATCTCCGTGCTGCAGCTGGACTACCTGCGGTTCCAGGCGATGcagcaggtggcggcgcggctgggGAGGGCGGAGCCCCCGCTGCGGCGCGAGGTGGTGGAGTACATGCTGGACGTGGACTCGCACATGTTCAGCCTGCGGCGGAGCAAGGCCAACTTCTACCGCATCACGTCGCTCTTCTCcggcgcggtggcggtgggcaaGTGGATGGACGGCATCTGCAAGTGGAAGAACCCGCTGACGACGGTGCTGGTGCACGTGCTGTTCCTCATCCTGGTGTGCTACCCGGAGCTGATCCTCCCGACGGTGTTCCTGTACCTGTTCATGATCGGCGTGTGGAActaccggcggcggccgcgcaaGCCGCCGCACATGGACACGGTGCTGTCGCACGCGGAGCCCGGGCTGGTGCACCCCGACGAGCTGGACGAGGAGTTCGACACCTTCCCCACGAGCAAGCCGGGGGACGTGGTGCGGATGCGCTACGACCGCCTGCGCAgcgtcgccggccgcgtccAGACGGTGGTCGGCGACCTGGCCACGCAGGGGGAGCGCGCGCAGTCGCTGCTGAGCTGGCGCGACCCGAGGGCGACggccatcttcctcatcctgtcgctggtggtggcggtggtgctgtaCGTGACGCCCTTCCaggtggtggccgtggtggtggggCTCTACCTGCTGCGCCACCCGCGCTTCCGGAGCAAGCAGCCGTCCGTGCCCTTCAACTTCTACAAGAGGCTGCCCGCCAAGACAGACATGCTGCTCTGA